The Bacteroidia bacterium sequence TTAGCCTCATCAATTACAGATAATCAAATTGTCGCTTTTATCTTATCAATGATATTCTGCTTTGTGTTTTATTTTGGTTTCGATGCACTTTCTACTTTACCGGTATTAAAAAGCTTCGATTCAATTATTGTTAGTTTAGGTATTAATGACCATTATAGATCAATAAGTCGTGGTGTAATTGATTCGCGCGACATTATTTATTTTATTAGCATTATTGCTGTTTTCTTGTTCTTTTCAAAAACCGTTTTAACCAGAAGAAAATGGAAATAGCAGGAAAAAATAAAAACCGAAAATCATTTAAGAGAAGAACTTTTATTGATTTGGCAATGATTGTTGCTATTATAATTTTTGTAAATTATATTTCTTCTTTTTTCTTTGCCCGTCTCGACTTAACAACAGAAAAACGTTATACTCTGGCTCCATCTACTGTTAAGATGTTAGAAGAACTAGAAGATGTGATTTATGTTAAGATATATTTAACAGGCGATTTACCTGTTGGTTATAAAAGACTACAGAATAGTGTTAAGGAAATGCTTGATGAATTCAGGGTTTATGCAGGTGATAATGTACAATATGAATTTATTAATCCATCCGAAAATACCGACTTAAAAGATCGCAATGATGTTTATAAGGAATTGTTTAATAAAGGATTGTCGCCAATTAATTTACAGGAAAAAGATAAAGAAGGAGCAGAATCACAAAAAATAATTTTTCCGGGTGCACTTATTTCTTATCGAAATGTTGAAGCACCTGTAAATTTTTTAAATGGAAGTATTAATCAAACCGAAGAGCAGAATATTAATGGGTCGATAGAAGAAATAGAGTTTTCTCTGATGAGTGCAATCAGAAAATTAAAAAATGAATTCGGACAAAATATAGCATTTATCTATGGTCATAGCGAATTAGAATCACCTGAAGTTGAGGATATCTCAAATTCATTGTCGGAATATTATAATGTAGAAAGAGTAAAAATTGATGGAAAGGTAAATGCACTTTCTGAGCGTATTGAGGATTCATCAGGTGTTCGTGTACATAATAAGTACGATATGATAATAATAGCAAAGCCTGATTCAGCATTTAAAGAGCAGGATAAATTTATTATTGATCAGTTTATAATGTTAGGAGGTAAGGTTATCTGGTTAATCGATCAGGTTAATGCTGAAGTAGACAGTCTTCCTTATCTTGCTACAATAAGAGAATTGAATCTTAACGATCA is a genomic window containing:
- the gldG gene encoding gliding motility-associated ABC transporter substrate-binding protein GldG is translated as MEIAGKNKNRKSFKRRTFIDLAMIVAIIIFVNYISSFFFARLDLTTEKRYTLAPSTVKMLEELEDVIYVKIYLTGDLPVGYKRLQNSVKEMLDEFRVYAGDNVQYEFINPSENTDLKDRNDVYKELFNKGLSPINLQEKDKEGAESQKIIFPGALISYRNVEAPVNFLNGSINQTEEQNINGSIEEIEFSLMSAIRKLKNEFGQNIAFIYGHSELESPEVEDISNSLSEYYNVERVKIDGKVNALSERIEDSSGVRVHNKYDMIIIAKPDSAFKEQDKFIIDQFIMLGGKVIWLIDQVNAEVDSLPYLATIRELNLNDQLFHYGARVNPNMVQDIQSAVIPLNTAIAGAKPRFEPKPWIYFPLLQPQSAHPIGRNINLVKGLFVNTVDFVGEDEATVKKTVLLSSSQYSRIVNAPVRIGWELVRVKLDQADFGKQFLPVAVLLEGTFTSVFKNRVPPEIIESREMVFKDNSIPTKMVVIGDGDIIRNQVKKIGFTSKPYPLGFDRYTGDTFGNKEFMLNVINYMLDESGFMNLRTREIKLRLLDKTKIDDDRTFWQVVNTIFPIVLIVILGTVITILRKRKYTKTAA